From Rhodamnia argentea isolate NSW1041297 chromosome 10, ASM2092103v1, whole genome shotgun sequence, a single genomic window includes:
- the LOC115739897 gene encoding putative cyclin-D7-1: MESLLCDEKWVVSPYSVSDCRAHERYEKPDDPEHVCRGGSWFSMTRQECDAALAVCLEKEMAYMPESGYTECVEAKGLVSARARVMQWLIKCRSRLKLSCGTIFLAANYFDRFISICKCQEWKHWIVELVSIACLSVASKFNENLSTLSLREIQVEDLDHSFQPSTIQRMELTLLQMLGWHLSPITAYSYVELLTCNGDFWTSHLHEQFIRKVNDLLLHSLMDINFAEFRPSVIAASAFQFGLDNLFTLSSTVCLTNYIRQIIGQDQREINLMKCRKLMEVRLASERFNAIACGSFSYCPSSPVTVLPGEQIKVNDDHVDLSIFTVQARSYMGITTSKSIS; this comes from the exons ATGGAGAGCTTGCTCTGCGACGAGAAATGGGTCGTGAGCCCTTACTCGGTCTCCGATTGCCGCGCACACGAAAGGTACGAGAAGCCAGACGATCCGGAGCACGTCTGTCGTGGCGGTTCTTGGTTCAGTATGACCCGACAAGAGTGTGACGCGGCACTTGCCGTCTGCTTGGAAAAGGAGATGGCTTACATGCCCGAGTCCGGTTATACGGAGTGTGTGGAAGCGAAAGGTTTGGTCTCTGCTAGGGCCAGAGTCATGCAGTGGCTTATTAAG TGTCGAAGTAGATTGAAGCTGTCCTGTGGCACGATATTCCTGGCTGCGAACTACTTCGATCGATTCATCTCCATTTGTAAGTGTCAG GAATGGAAACACTGGATTGTGGAACTGGTGTCCATCGCATGCTTGTCGGTCGCGTCGAAGTTCAATGAGAACCTCAGCACACTTTCGTTACGCGAAATTCAG GTGGAGGATCTGGACCATTCTTTCCAGCCAAGCACCATCCAACGGATGGAGTTGACGCTACTACAGATGTTAGGATGGCATCTGAGCCCCATCACCGCGTATTCCTACGTGGAGCTGCTGACCTGTAATGGTGACTTCTGGACATCTCATCTTCACGAGCAGTTCATCAGAAAAGTCAATGACTTGCTCCTCCATTCGCTTATGG ATATCAACTTCGCGGAGTTTAGGCCAAGCGTTATTGCTGCATCAGCTTTTCAGTTCGGATTAGACAATCTATTTACATTGTCATCGACTGTGTGTCTCACTAACTACATCCGCCAAATCATCGGTCAAGATCAAAGG GAGAttaatttgatgaaatgccGGAAGCTTATGGAAGTCCGGCTAGCCAGTGAACGCTTCAATGCAATTGCTTGTGGGAGCTTCAGCTACTGCCCTTCGAGTCCAGTCACCGTTCTACCGGGCGAGCAGATCAAAGTTAATGACGATCATGTTGATCTCTCTATTTTCACGGTGCAAGCAAGGTCATACATGGGAATCACCACATCGAAAAGCATCAGTTGA